The Prosthecodimorpha staleyi genome has a window encoding:
- a CDS encoding tetratricopeptide repeat protein encodes MPALRIAAALAVTLFAATVGGRAQAGDPEDCRDKSGEPAIRACSAVIAKDPKNAAAFYNRGYEHHAKGELDRAIADFNRAIALKPDDAEAFNNRGVAYDDKKNFDRAIADFNRAIALKPDYADAFNNRGVAYFNKSDFDRAIADYDRAITLKPDYADAFNNRGVAYFNKSDFDRAIADYDRAITLKPDYADAFNNRGNAYSGKNDLDRTIADYDRAITLKPDFAEAFNNRGLAYQAKGDIGRAIADFDKAIALKPDSAKAFNNRGVAYDDKKNFDRAIADFNRASALKPDYADAFNNRGVAYFNKSDFDRAIADYDWAITLKPGYADAFNNRGVAYFNKSDFDRAIADYDKAIALKPDHERARSNRSAAIEARDKAKAAAALAAALPPPTPPAPATAPAPPAVAAGSRVALVIGNARYRHTRALANATADARAVARALAGLGFEVAEPVLDADRAGLMRALVDFRAKADRAEIAFVFYAGHGLQMPKDNAGENYLVPVDARLADSRDAEIETVSLAELLRQMGGARSRIVVLDACRDNPLASAMRMAGGGLQRSVERGLARPGPVAQGTLIAFATDAGATAADGEGPNSPFTTALLKHIGQRRDFGLIMRTVRADVAAATQNRQLPLVTDSLVGDIVLADR; translated from the coding sequence ATGCCCGCCCTCCGGATCGCCGCCGCCCTGGCCGTCACCCTCTTCGCCGCCACCGTCGGAGGGCGAGCCCAGGCCGGCGACCCTGAGGATTGCCGCGACAAATCCGGCGAACCGGCCATCCGGGCCTGCAGTGCCGTCATCGCCAAAGACCCGAAGAACGCCGCAGCGTTCTACAATCGCGGTTACGAACACCATGCCAAAGGCGAACTCGACAGGGCCATTGCCGACTTCAACCGGGCCATCGCCCTCAAGCCCGACGATGCCGAAGCGTTCAACAATCGCGGCGTCGCTTACGACGATAAGAAAAACTTCGACAGGGCCATTGCCGACTTCAACCGGGCCATCGCCCTCAAGCCCGACTATGCCGACGCGTTCAACAATCGCGGCGTCGCCTACTTCAACAAAAGCGACTTCGACAGGGCCATTGCCGACTACGACAGGGCCATCACCCTCAAGCCCGACTATGCCGACGCGTTCAACAATCGCGGCGTCGCCTACTTCAACAAAAGCGACTTCGACAGGGCCATTGCCGACTACGACAGGGCCATCACCCTCAAGCCCGACTATGCCGACGCGTTCAACAATCGCGGCAACGCCTACTCCGGCAAGAACGACCTCGACCGGACCATCGCCGACTACGACAGGGCCATCACCCTCAAGCCCGACTTTGCCGAGGCGTTCAACAATCGCGGCCTCGCCTATCAAGCCAAGGGCGACATCGGCCGGGCCATCGCCGATTTCGACAAGGCCATCGCCCTCAAACCCGATTCTGCCAAAGCGTTCAACAATCGCGGCGTCGCCTACGACGATAAGAAAAACTTCGACAGGGCCATTGCCGACTTCAACCGGGCCAGCGCCCTCAAGCCCGACTATGCCGACGCGTTCAACAATCGCGGCGTCGCCTACTTCAACAAAAGCGACTTCGACAGGGCCATTGCCGACTACGACTGGGCCATCACCCTCAAGCCCGGCTATGCCGACGCGTTCAACAATCGCGGCGTCGCCTACTTCAACAAAAGCGACTTCGACAGGGCCATCGCCGACTACGACAAGGCCATCGCCCTTAAGCCGGATCACGAACGGGCACGCTCGAACCGGTCCGCCGCCATCGAGGCCCGCGACAAGGCGAAGGCCGCCGCAGCACTCGCCGCCGCACTGCCGCCCCCCACCCCGCCGGCCCCCGCGACCGCTCCGGCACCGCCCGCCGTCGCCGCCGGCAGCCGCGTCGCGCTAGTGATCGGCAATGCCCGCTATCGCCACACGCGGGCCCTGGCGAATGCCACCGCCGACGCCCGGGCGGTCGCCAGGGCGCTGGCCGGGCTCGGCTTCGAGGTTGCCGAGCCGGTGCTCGATGCCGACCGGGCGGGCCTGATGCGGGCGCTGGTCGACTTCCGCGCCAAGGCAGACCGCGCCGAGATCGCCTTCGTCTTCTATGCCGGCCACGGACTGCAGATGCCGAAGGACAATGCCGGCGAGAACTATCTGGTGCCGGTCGACGCACGGCTCGCCGACAGCCGGGACGCGGAGATCGAGACCGTCTCGCTCGCCGAGCTCCTGCGCCAGATGGGCGGCGCCCGCAGCCGCATCGTCGTGCTCGATGCCTGCCGCGACAACCCGCTCGCCAGCGCCATGCGGATGGCCGGCGGCGGCCTTCAGCGCAGCGTCGAGCGCGGCCTCGCCCGCCCCGGCCCGGTGGCACAGGGCACCCTGATCGCCTTCGCGACCGATGCCGGCGCCACCGCGGCCGACGGCGAGGGCCCGAACAGCCCCTTCACCACGGCGCTCCTTAAGCATATCGGCCAGCGCCGCGACTTCGGCCTGATCATGCGCACCGTCCGCGCCGACGTGGCCGCCGCGACCCAGAA